The following DNA comes from Streptomyces spinoverrucosus.
TGCCGCCCAGGTGGAAGGTGGCGTCGTTCTTGGCGACCCAGTCCTGCCAGTCCTGCCAGCGGGTCTCGAAGGCGACGTCCTGGTCCAGGTTGGCCTGGTACCAGATCTTCTCCCGCGACGGGTTGACGACGCTGTCGACGACCATCCGGCGGACGTGGCCAGGGAAGAGGGTGCCGTAGACCGCGCCGAGGTAGGTGCCGTAGGAGACGCCGAGGAAGTTGAGCTGCTTCTCGCCGAGCGCGGCGCGGATGACGTCCAGGTCGCGTGCGGTGTTCGGCGTCGTCATGTGGGGCAGCATCTCGCCGCTGCGCTCGTAGCAGCCCTCGGCGTACTCGCGGGCCAGCTTCCGCTGGGCGCGCTTGTCGGCCTCGGAGTCGGGCACCGGGTCCAGCTTGGGCGCCTTGACGAACTCCTGCGGGTCGACGCAGGAGATGGGCGCCGACTTGCCGACGCCTCGCGGGTCGAAGCCCACGAAGTCGTAGGCCTTGGCCACCTTCGCCCAGACCGCGTTGTTGGTGGTGACCCGGCGCGGGAAGCGCAGCCCGGAGCCGCCGGGGCCACCCGGGTTGTAGACGAGGGCACCGAGGCGCTCGTCCTCGGTGCCGGTGTTGCCGATGCGGTCGACGGCGAGCTTGATCTGCTTGCCGTAGGGCTTGGCGTAGTCGAGCGGCACGGAGACCCAGCCGCACTGGATCGGCTTCTCCAGCCCCCAGTCGGCGGGGCAGTCCTGCCAGTCGATCCCGGCCTGGGCGGCGCGGGCCGCGGCGACCTCGACGCCCCAGGCCTCGCGGTCCTGACCGTGGCGGGCCTGGTCGGGGCTCGCGCTGGCGGTGGGCGCGGCCACCGCGCCGGCTATCAGGGTCGCCGCGACGAGCAGTCCGGCCGAACCGACCGCCGCCGTCCGCCTCTTCGGTCTGATGTCCCTCAAGTGGGGCCTCCCGTACACCGTTTTGATGAGTACGGGTGATCCTGTCCGCTGTGAGGTCGCTGAGAACAGGGGCGGTCGGCCTTCTTTGCCAATCCGATAACCGGAGAGGCAAGTTCGGTGAACGGATCGTTACGCGAACGAGGCCAACGCCTCGTCCAGCAGCCGCCGCAGGCGCAGCGCGTCCCGCGCGACAACGGTCACCAGCGCCGCGGGCCCGGCCAGCGGCATGACCGCGGCACCTTCCCCGAGTACTCGCGCCGGCACCGGCCGCTCCGCGAACTCCGGGCGCACTACGACCAGTTGACCGACGGCACGGTGGCCGCCGAGCCCGGCGGGACCGTCCCAGCCGCCCGGCGCGCCCGGGCCGCAGGACAGTTCCTGGTCGAGGACGGTCCGTCCGGCGATCCGTACGGACAGACGGCTGGTGAGCCGCCCCGGTTCCTCACCGGCCCGGCCGAGCACCTGCTCCTCGCGCAGGACGAGACGCGCGGTCGGTCCGAGGTCGGCCCGGGTGTGCACCCGCAGCTCGCTGCCGTACGCGGCGATCAACTGCTCGGGCAGCCAGTGCAGTTCGCCGCCGTCGGCCACGGTGAGACGGACGTCGTAGCGGGCCTCGCCCTTCGCCTGGCCGGGCAGCGCGAGGGTGGCGGCGGCCGATCCGAGGTGCAGCCGGGCCCCGTCCTCCACCCCGGCCTCGACCGTGAAGTGGTCGCCGCCGAGGGGGCCGCTCATCGCGCCGACCAGCATCACCCGGGCCTCGTCGGCGCTCCCGCGCGTCCGGCGCGGCGCCAGCGGGCCCTCCCCCGCCAGGACGGGCAGGGCCGTGGCGCCACGTCCGTCGGGGCGGGCGAGGATGCGGGCGGTGGCGCGTACCCCGGTGGTCGTCGCGCTCATGCCGTCCACGCGGCGAGCTGCGCACGCACCCAGTCGGCCACGTCCCGCACGCCGCTCTCGCCGCGCAGCGACTGGAAGACGACGGGCAGTTCGGCCCGCTGGGCCTTGGCGTCGGCGGCCATCCGGGCGAGGTCGGAGCCGACGTACGGGGCGAGGTCGGTCTTGTTGACGACGAGCAGGTCGGCGGTGGTGACGCCGGGTCCGCCCTTGCGCGGGATGTCGTCTCCGCCGGCCACGTCGATGACGAAGATCTGCGCGTCGACGAGGCCCTTGGAGAAGGTGGCGGTGAGGTTGTCCCCGCCGGACTCGACCAGGATCAGGTCCAGCGGCCCGACCTCGTCCTCCAGGTCCTCGACCGCTTCGAGGTTGGCGGAGATGTCGTCCCGGATCGCGGTGTGCGGGCAGGCCCCGGTCTCCACGGCGGTGATCCGCTCCGGCGGCAGCACGGCCTCCCGCAACAGGAACTCGGCGTCCTCGCGCGTGTAGATGTCGTTGGTGACGACGGCCAGCGACAGCTCGTCGCGCAGGACCCGGCAGAGCGCGGCGACGGTGGCGGTCTTCCCGGACCCCACGGGCCCCCCGAGCCCCACCCGCAAAGCCCGACGCCGACCGTCGGGACGGTGGGCGCAGGCGCTGACGGCGGGGGTGTCGCGGTGGGAATGGTCAAGGTGCATCGCAAGGGCTCCTTTGAAGCGGGCGGGGCCATACAGCCCGTCCGGCGTTTGAGGACGAGGCCGTCCAGGCCGATCGGGGGTCCAGGGGGCAGCGCCCCCTGGCGGGGTCGAAGGGGCGGAGCCCCTGGAGGACGGGAAGGGTAGGGGTGGCGGGGGCGAGAAAGACTCAGGACGCGAACAACCGCACCCCCCACCCGGCATGCACCTCCGCCCCGATCTCCAGCAAGGGCCCAGAAGCCGCGGGCAAAGCGTCAACCCCCTCGTCGACAACCGCCCGCGCCACCTCCACCGCCCGATCCGCGACCCGATCCACCTCCGACGCCAGCCGCGCCAGCACCCCCGTCGCGTCGAACGGATCCAGACTCAGCAACCGCACCGTCGCACTGGCCGGCCCACTCACACTCTCGTACGCCGCACAGTAAGCGGCATCGGCAGCCCCCAGCCCCGCCGCACGCGCCACGACCCCGAGCACCACCGGCTGATGCGCCCCCTTGGGGAACTCCCGTGCCACGTCGTCCAGTTCAGCCGACGGCCAGGTGGCCCGCGCGGCCCGCAGCAACTGCCGCCCCAGCCTGCGCGCCGCGAGCCGCAGCGCCGGAGACGGCGTCCGCGCATCGGCCGCCGCGTCCAGCTCCCCAGGATCGACGCCGAGCGCCGCCGCCGCGGCGAGGGCGGCCGACACCAGACCCGCCGTGTGCAACCGGCCCCGGCAGAAGTCCTCCAGGCTCGCCGCGTCCGTGACCCGCCCCGCCTTCACCGCGGCCTCGGCCCCGCCGGAGTGCGCGTGCCCTCCGGCGGGAAACCGGCCGTCGGCCAGGACGAGAAGCGCCGCTCGTGACATCACAGCACCTCAGAAGAGGAAGTAGCGCTGGGCCATGGGCAGTTCGGCGGCCGGAGTCGCCTCGACGAGCTCCCCGTCGATGTGCACGGCGAAGCTGTCGGGGTCGATGCGCACATCGGGCCGGGCGTCGTTCTCGCGCATGTCCGCCTTGGTCACCCCGCGCGTCGACTCGATGGCGACGAACCGCTTCCCGAGCCCCAGCCGCTCCGGCAGCCCGTCCTCGACGGCGAGCGGCGCCACGAAGTTGAACGAGTTGGACCCCGGCGCCCGCCCGATCGCCCCGTACATCGGCCGGGGCAGGATCGGCTGCGGCGTCGGAATGGACGCGTTGGCGTCGCCCATCTGCGCGTACGCGATCTGCCCGCCCTTGAGTACGAGTTGCGGCTTGACGCCGAAGAAGGCGGGATCCCACAGCACCAGATCCGCCAGCTTCCCGGTCTCCACGGACCCGACCTCACGCGCGAGCCCCTGGGCCAGCGCCGGGTTGATCGTGTACTTGGCGACATAGCGACGTACCCGGCGGTTGTCCGCCTGCCCGTCACCGGGCAGCGCCCCGCGCCGCCGCTTCATCACATGCGCGGTCTGCCAGGTCCGCATGACGACCTCGCCGACCCGGCCCATGGCCTGCGAGTCCGACGAGATGATCGAGATCGCGCCCAGGTCGTGCAGTATGTCCTCCGCGCCGATCGTGGACGGCCGGATGCGCGACTCGGCGAAGGCCAGATCCTCCGGCACCGCCGGATTGAGGTGGTGGCACACCATCAGCATGTCGAGGTGTTCCTCGGCGGTGTTGACGGTGAAAGGCCGCGTCGGATTCGTCGAACTCGGCAGCACGTGCGACTCGGAGACGACGGTCATGATGTCCGGCGCGTGCCCGCCGCCCGCGCCCTCGGTGTGGTACGCGTGGATGCCGCGCCCGCCGATCGCCGCGAGCGTGTCCCCCACGAAACCGGCCTCGTTCAGCGTGTCCGTGTGGATGGCGACCTGGATGCCGGTCTGCTCGGCGACGGTCAGCGAGGCGTCGATGACGGCCGGGGTGGAGCCCCAGTCCTCGTGCAGCTTCAGGCCGAGGGCGCCGCCGCGGATCTGGGACAGCATCGCCTCGTGGGAGACGGTGTTTCCCTTGCCGAGGAAGCCGATGTT
Coding sequences within:
- a CDS encoding alpha/beta hydrolase, whose translation is MRDIRPKRRTAAVGSAGLLVAATLIAGAVAAPTASASPDQARHGQDREAWGVEVAAARAAQAGIDWQDCPADWGLEKPIQCGWVSVPLDYAKPYGKQIKLAVDRIGNTGTEDERLGALVYNPGGPGGSGLRFPRRVTTNNAVWAKVAKAYDFVGFDPRGVGKSAPISCVDPQEFVKAPKLDPVPDSEADKRAQRKLAREYAEGCYERSGEMLPHMTTPNTARDLDVIRAALGEKQLNFLGVSYGTYLGAVYGTLFPGHVRRMVVDSVVNPSREKIWYQANLDQDVAFETRWQDWQDWVAKNDATFHLGGTRAEVQDKWLQLRATAKKNPIGGVVGPAELIGFFQSAPYYDSSWVPVATVFSKYVAGDTQALVDAAAPDLSDTAGNASAENGNAVYTAVECADAKWPTSWRKWDRDNTRLHRDHPFMTWANAWLNLPCATWPVKQNTPLDVRTGKGLPPVLIVQAERDAATPYEGAVELHKRFKGSRLITEKDAGSHGVTGLVNSCVNDRVDAYLLQGELDSKDVTCAPHATPKP
- a CDS encoding urease accessory protein UreD, with amino-acid sequence MSATTTGVRATARILARPDGRGATALPVLAGEGPLAPRRTRGSADEARVMLVGAMSGPLGGDHFTVEAGVEDGARLHLGSAAATLALPGQAKGEARYDVRLTVADGGELHWLPEQLIAAYGSELRVHTRADLGPTARLVLREEQVLGRAGEEPGRLTSRLSVRIAGRTVLDQELSCGPGAPGGWDGPAGLGGHRAVGQLVVVRPEFAERPVPARVLGEGAAVMPLAGPAALVTVVARDALRLRRLLDEALASFA
- the ureG gene encoding urease accessory protein UreG, producing MHLDHSHRDTPAVSACAHRPDGRRRALRVGLGGPVGSGKTATVAALCRVLRDELSLAVVTNDIYTREDAEFLLREAVLPPERITAVETGACPHTAIRDDISANLEAVEDLEDEVGPLDLILVESGGDNLTATFSKGLVDAQIFVIDVAGGDDIPRKGGPGVTTADLLVVNKTDLAPYVGSDLARMAADAKAQRAELPVVFQSLRGESGVRDVADWVRAQLAAWTA
- a CDS encoding urease accessory protein UreF, coding for MSRAALLVLADGRFPAGGHAHSGGAEAAVKAGRVTDAASLEDFCRGRLHTAGLVSAALAAAAALGVDPGELDAAADARTPSPALRLAARRLGRQLLRAARATWPSAELDDVAREFPKGAHQPVVLGVVARAAGLGAADAAYCAAYESVSGPASATVRLLSLDPFDATGVLARLASEVDRVADRAVEVARAVVDEGVDALPAASGPLLEIGAEVHAGWGVRLFAS
- a CDS encoding urease subunit alpha, whose translation is MIPGEILFADGPIAYNEGREVTRLTVLNAADRPVQVGSHYHFAEANPGLEFDRAAARGKRLNIAAGTAVRFEPGIPVDVELVRSPAPVWCPDCAGRPEVPSMPEISRAAYADLFGPTTGDRIRLADTDLLIEIEEDRSGGPRLAGDEAVFGGGKVIRESMGQARATRAQGTPDTVITGAVIVDHWGVVKADVGIRDGRITGIGKAGNPDTMDGVHPELVVGPETEVIAGNGRILTAGAIDAHVHFICPQIADEALAAGITTLVGGGTGPAEGSKATTVTPGPWHLARMLEAMEQYPLNIGFLGKGNTVSHEAMLSQIRGGALGLKLHEDWGSTPAVIDASLTVAEQTGIQVAIHTDTLNEAGFVGDTLAAIGGRGIHAYHTEGAGGGHAPDIMTVVSESHVLPSSTNPTRPFTVNTAEEHLDMLMVCHHLNPAVPEDLAFAESRIRPSTIGAEDILHDLGAISIISSDSQAMGRVGEVVMRTWQTAHVMKRRRGALPGDGQADNRRVRRYVAKYTINPALAQGLAREVGSVETGKLADLVLWDPAFFGVKPQLVLKGGQIAYAQMGDANASIPTPQPILPRPMYGAIGRAPGSNSFNFVAPLAVEDGLPERLGLGKRFVAIESTRGVTKADMRENDARPDVRIDPDSFAVHIDGELVEATPAAELPMAQRYFLF